In the genome of Rhodamnia argentea isolate NSW1041297 chromosome 3, ASM2092103v1, whole genome shotgun sequence, one region contains:
- the LOC115750366 gene encoding B3 domain-containing transcription factor LEC2 yields the protein MHRFLAPFDSTKSTSIDNVSRQPIMGHPRNLHFPSFEQPPTQIIHAPTQIPPSFQGLPFPYPYPYPSQYSPQPFCFWQNHNIPQPARFESPPSRPIAFDLAGHQQKVLDARATKAARNRRKMARQRSLGLHRRGPSASSTTNASSPSNGLISSKYLMDGQTLENNGREDQHTFFMPNGKRFRMILQKELKNSDVGSLGRIVLPKREAEENLPIISDKEGIELVVRDVCSQHEWILRYRYWANNRSRMYLFENAGELVRENGLDIGDSLTFYEDECKNIYFSIEKVARAEANPWKKQHQAIEDLDVNTSMAPISNEPPRAVEGEEEAATVTLEQSTGQFKHGEGDTEVLAANLSTDSSAPYRNYSNVASEGTPRQPDASTGDDQQIDFDDYYRGLETLTAMDPHIYSLLDLSWIGNSGATSK from the exons ATGCACAGGTTTCTTGCACCATTTGACTCCACCAAGTCCACAAGCATTGACAACGTGAGCAGGCAACCAATCATGGGTCATCCTAGAAACCTTCATTTCCCTTCATTTGAGCAACCCCCAACTCAGATAATTCATGCCCCAACGCAAATTCCACCTTCGTTTCAAGGGCTGCCATTTCCATATCCATACCCATACCCATCTCAGTACTCGCCCCAGCCTTTCTGTTTCTGGCAAAATCACAACATTCCTCAACCGGCTCGATTCGAATCGCCACCATCGCGGCCGATTGCTTTCGATCTGGCGGGGCACCAACAAAAGGTTCTCGACGCTCGGGCGACGAAGGCCGCGAGAAACAGAAGAAAGATGGCTCGCCAAAGGAGCCTCGGTTTGCACCGAAGGGGCCCTTCGGCGTCATCTACTACGAACGCGAGTTCGCCGAGCAATGGGTTGATTTCAAGCAAATATCTCATGGATGGACAAACTTTGGAAAATAATGGTAGGGAGGACCAACATACTTTTTTCATGCCAAATGGTAAG AGATTTAGAATGATTCTCCAAAAGGAGTTGAAGAACAGTGACGTCGGGTCTCTAGGAAGGATCGTACTTCCAAAG AGGGAGGCAGAAGAAAATCTTCCAATCATTTCCGACAAAGAAGGAATTGAATTAGTGGTAAGAGATGTGTGCTCTCAACATGAGTGGATCCTGAGATACAG GTATTGGGCAAATAACAGGAGCAGAATGTACCTATTCGAAAATGCAG GAGAATTAGTGAGGGAAAATGGACTGGACATTGGAGATTCCCTTACATTCTACGAAGATGAATGCAAGAACAtc TACTTCTCCATCGAAAAGGTAGCCAGAGCAGAAGCAAATCCCTGGAAAAAACAACACCAGGCCATTGAAGACCTTGACGTCAACACCTCAATGGCACCGATCTCAAATGAACCACCAAGAGCTGTCGAAGgcgaagaagaagcagcaacaGTAACTCTCGAACAGTCAACGGGACAATTCAAACACGGCGAAGGAGATACCGAAGTCTTGGCGGCTAATCTCTCTACAGACTCTTCTGCACCGTACAGAAATTACTCAAATGTCGCTAGTGAGGGGACCCCTAGACAACCGGATGCTTCGACGGGAGACGACCAACAGATCGACTTTGACGACTACTACAGAGGTCTCGAAACTCTTACTGCTATGGATCCACACATTTATTCCCTCTTGGACCTGTCTTGGATAGGCAACAGCGGTGCGACATCGAAATGA